One segment of Pyrococcus sp. ST04 DNA contains the following:
- the cas6 gene encoding CRISPR-associated endoribonuclease Cas6 — MRLKLSFVPINGNIIIDNVSLNKHAVQGFIYSLLKGSKYEAMHDVPKFKFFTFSDVFRDSRGFYTLLISSPDREFILTLYERLKGKEKIYIGKYELRLIEVKKFSLKLKKAFQTGSPVVLYRDSRKNEYFKLHEHRDLRFFLDRLKENAEKKFNAFYGDEFYLDGPIFDRLIPKIRKNGKIDVYVKVIKWGVPFAVIGSNWELLEKERIKPEERKFYKFIMEAGLGEKNSLGFGFLNPIRR, encoded by the coding sequence ATGAGATTGAAATTGTCATTCGTACCAATTAATGGTAACATAATTATTGATAATGTCTCATTAAATAAACACGCTGTTCAGGGGTTCATATATAGCTTACTGAAAGGAAGCAAATACGAAGCAATGCATGATGTTCCAAAGTTCAAGTTTTTCACGTTCTCTGATGTGTTTAGGGATTCTAGAGGCTTTTACACCTTGCTTATCTCATCCCCGGACAGAGAATTCATCTTAACATTATATGAGAGGTTAAAAGGAAAGGAAAAGATATACATTGGGAAGTATGAGCTTAGGCTTATCGAAGTGAAGAAGTTTTCCCTGAAGCTTAAAAAAGCGTTCCAAACTGGATCACCTGTGGTTCTCTATAGAGACTCAAGAAAAAATGAATACTTTAAGCTTCACGAGCATAGAGACTTGAGGTTCTTCCTTGATAGGCTCAAAGAAAATGCTGAAAAGAAGTTCAACGCCTTTTATGGGGATGAGTTCTACCTCGATGGTCCAATATTTGATAGGCTCATTCCTAAGATCAGGAAAAATGGAAAGATCGATGTCTACGTGAAGGTCATAAAATGGGGAGTTCCCTTTGCCGTTATAGGGAGTAACTGGGAGCTTCTGGAGAAAGAGAGAATAAAGCCAGAAGAAAGAAAGTTCTACAAGTTTATAATGGAAGCGGGACTTGGAGAAAAGAATTCTCTAGGTTTTGGATTTTTAAACCCAATAAGGAGGTGA
- a CDS encoding CRISPR-associated helicase/endonuclease Cas3, translating into MEWGELVSLMKSKLGKPDKSLYEHSKNAEIIAEKLLDGLEIRDEVRSCLLKHVFLHDVGKLDDRFQEKLVGKRKSSPSHAFLGVELASRFLECEELLKKIALLSILTHHSDFHEGLFQNEIDEEEVLIVDGKVISEPANFVMELREWAGEIFGWNDRIGNYSTLDLRNLYTLFNGVLRLSDWMESSSLSPSIYFTDEGFVRGRVEDYLIGRGFRLREYQEFVIGKGHGYFLLPTGDGKTETSLLATPPGVRKIIYTLPTITTVEAMRKRFEAIFGRDNVSFGHSLIFYSLYKEGRLEEKIVNKYAMKGIHVSTIDQFLLAFLNHHKFSVKEFALRNSHWIIDEIHSYPPFTLALILSGIRYAVEYLGAKVTVMSATLPSPLREKLKDLGLREIIPFEKVRERYERKRRVRVKVFDCPVLDYIEEIADERGLVLVVVNTVSRAREVFRELKEKRDDVYLFHSRFTTSDREKKTKLVESLDSGILVATQVVEVSLDIDYDVLYTEVSPLDSLIQRFGRVNRRGRKDGRAYIFIPEGKRFYLPYDKKSVEVSMGLVKELESAESELEYLRLNDRFYEEIWDRYEGEIKRNILEREYLITIHRFGISDRLLSSRDTFITVPAIPKNFWESVVELAENWGKLSEEERVRGMVYVIENTVNVPIWVFNEHKIYDENVYSRFGVFGVDLDYNSEEGLLEGKEKEIIF; encoded by the coding sequence ATGGAGTGGGGGGAGCTTGTAAGTCTTATGAAGTCCAAGTTGGGAAAGCCGGATAAGTCCCTATATGAACACAGTAAGAACGCCGAGATTATAGCTGAAAAACTTCTAGATGGACTGGAGATAAGGGATGAGGTTAGGTCCTGCCTACTCAAGCACGTCTTTCTGCATGATGTTGGAAAGCTTGATGATAGGTTTCAAGAGAAGTTGGTTGGAAAGAGAAAGTCCTCTCCTTCACATGCATTTTTGGGAGTTGAGCTTGCTTCTAGGTTTCTCGAGTGCGAGGAACTTCTGAAAAAGATTGCACTTCTCTCAATTTTAACCCATCATTCGGACTTTCATGAGGGGTTGTTTCAGAATGAGATCGACGAGGAGGAGGTACTGATAGTCGACGGTAAAGTTATTTCCGAGCCAGCGAATTTTGTTATGGAGCTCAGAGAGTGGGCTGGTGAAATTTTTGGATGGAATGATAGGATTGGAAACTACAGCACGTTAGACTTGAGAAATCTCTATACCCTTTTTAATGGTGTTCTTAGGCTTTCTGATTGGATGGAGAGTTCATCTCTTTCTCCCTCAATTTACTTTACAGACGAGGGTTTTGTGAGGGGGAGAGTGGAGGATTATCTTATAGGGAGGGGATTTAGGCTCAGAGAGTATCAAGAATTTGTTATTGGAAAAGGGCATGGGTATTTCCTTCTACCTACGGGGGATGGTAAAACTGAGACAAGCCTCCTGGCTACTCCTCCTGGGGTTAGGAAAATTATCTACACTCTCCCAACGATAACTACGGTTGAAGCGATGAGAAAGAGGTTCGAGGCGATTTTTGGAAGGGATAACGTTTCCTTTGGTCACAGTCTGATATTCTATTCTCTCTATAAGGAGGGGAGGCTTGAAGAGAAGATAGTAAACAAGTACGCAATGAAAGGGATTCATGTCTCGACGATAGATCAGTTTCTTCTGGCCTTCCTTAATCATCATAAATTCTCGGTTAAAGAGTTCGCTTTAAGGAATTCCCACTGGATAATTGATGAGATTCACTCTTATCCACCATTTACTCTCGCCTTAATACTAAGTGGGATAAGGTATGCCGTTGAGTATCTTGGGGCAAAGGTCACCGTCATGTCCGCAACTTTACCTTCTCCATTAAGGGAGAAACTTAAGGATCTTGGGCTGAGAGAGATAATTCCCTTTGAAAAAGTGAGAGAGAGGTATGAGAGGAAGAGAAGAGTGAGGGTTAAGGTGTTTGATTGTCCAGTACTTGACTATATTGAGGAAATAGCAGATGAAAGAGGACTGGTCTTGGTTGTTGTCAACACAGTTAGCAGAGCCAGGGAAGTATTTAGAGAGTTGAAAGAGAAGAGAGATGATGTCTACTTATTCCATTCAAGGTTCACGACGTCAGATAGGGAAAAGAAAACCAAGTTGGTGGAGTCCTTGGATTCTGGAATTCTCGTTGCTACTCAAGTTGTTGAGGTTTCGTTGGATATAGACTATGATGTCTTATACACTGAGGTTTCACCCTTGGATTCTCTTATTCAAAGGTTTGGCAGGGTTAATAGGAGAGGAAGGAAAGATGGTAGGGCTTACATTTTCATCCCAGAAGGGAAAAGATTCTATCTCCCATATGATAAGAAATCCGTTGAAGTTTCTATGGGCTTAGTTAAAGAGCTCGAGAGTGCAGAGAGTGAGTTGGAATATTTGAGACTGAATGACAGATTTTATGAGGAAATATGGGACAGATATGAGGGTGAAATAAAGAGAAACATCTTGGAAAGGGAGTATCTAATAACGATTCATAGGTTCGGGATCTCGGATAGGCTGCTATCATCTAGGGACACTTTCATAACGGTTCCCGCAATTCCAAAGAATTTCTGGGAAAGTGTTGTCGAGCTTGCTGAGAACTGGGGGAAGCTAAGTGAAGAAGAGAGGGTGAGGGGAATGGTTTATGTAATAGAAAATACCGTAAATGTTCCAATCTGGGTGTTCAATGAACATAAGATTTACGATGAAAACGTGTATTCAAGGTTTGGTGTATTTGGTGTAGACCTTGATTATAATTCAGAGGAGGGCTTGCTTGAGGGAAAGGAAAAAGAGATAATATTCTAA
- the cas4 gene encoding CRISPR-associated protein Cas4 — protein sequence MRITGLMVQYYFTCKRELWFFSRGINFDFENEDMLIGKIIHEEYYDREWKEILLEDIKIDALSTKKGLKVIEIKKSSKLEEPAKWQLKYYLYYLRKAGVEAVGVITYPKEGKREVVKLTEEDIKTLEDALKDIEKIVSSPTPPRPEKKPYCKKCSYRDFCWV from the coding sequence ATGAGGATTACGGGGCTTATGGTTCAGTATTACTTCACATGTAAGAGGGAGCTTTGGTTCTTTTCTAGGGGGATAAATTTTGATTTTGAAAACGAGGATATGCTGATTGGAAAGATTATCCACGAGGAGTATTATGATAGGGAATGGAAGGAAATCCTCCTAGAGGATATAAAGATAGATGCCTTAAGCACAAAGAAGGGGCTTAAAGTTATAGAAATAAAGAAGAGTTCTAAGCTTGAGGAGCCTGCAAAATGGCAATTAAAGTATTATCTGTACTATCTGAGAAAGGCTGGTGTGGAGGCTGTTGGTGTTATTACTTATCCCAAGGAGGGAAAGAGGGAAGTTGTTAAGCTAACCGAAGAAGATATTAAAACTCTGGAGGACGCCTTAAAGGATATTGAAAAGATAGTCTCATCTCCAACTCCTCCTAGACCAGAAAAGAAGCCATACTGTAAGAAATGTTCATATAGAGATTTTTGCTGGGTGTGA
- the cas10 gene encoding type III-A CRISPR-associated protein Cas10/Csm1: protein MKVEELISLGALLHDIGKPVQRARLYEGDHSIQGWRFLNDLAEDMKGAKDKIRLLKVLSLFSRFHHRSHLGDSSALEKEISKIRGILEDLGLSEEDLKVALYLVYIADNISSKEREEGGRYDITRPLRSVFNRDLSYPVTKFEIKEPLRLPIPEEIEKVSPEHYKEIVEDLRRELKDIPLKVDALLPTLEMFFTFVSSATTKGNVVSLYDHLRTTAAIALALYNSGCRPRTLREAEECSKKENILLIEGDFSGIQDFIYGVSGKGTLKYLRARSAYLELLSWDIVLEILERLNLSLANLIFNAGGHFLIISQNTPSATNKLEILRKEVAKWLWEKFEGKLYLAIEWLPVSGEQLMKNFGEVREKLGEKLAIRKVRRFEEIPSIFSIPRGEKLVECQVCGREIPENDVKKLILEEEEIRVCDICYNLWQIGEDLPKIEGFVLTKRISWEEGKIGEGPFRVFVPHKGTYALEKGDYFMVKNTLKYRRETGDATFIPYIVADYAKEVKDGAMTRVITFDELSNASIGIKRIGVIKGDVDDMGAFFSCRESLSEYATASRFLDYFFKVYLNHLILGKFGDVIGYVPSLSDWPENPNIVVVYAGGDDFFIVGAWNEIFELAFRIRNAFKSYTGGCLGISMALGYFHPKMPIYRVAEVMKERLSKAKEESLEKNSVFVIDRTSPGGEGFRISYPWDLYIKLWKEYAEKIYSGNGNLIKPLREKKSILYRILEFRELYVQNPEDVRWAYLLAYHLSRHEIEKNRTLADIFPELVGIDAEAVVKDKPQPVYWIDGILKIILMAVRG, encoded by the coding sequence TTGAAAGTTGAAGAGCTTATATCCTTAGGTGCCCTCCTTCATGATATCGGAAAGCCAGTTCAGAGGGCAAGGTTGTATGAGGGAGACCATAGCATTCAGGGATGGAGGTTCCTCAATGATTTAGCAGAGGATATGAAAGGTGCAAAAGATAAAATTAGACTTCTCAAGGTTCTTTCTTTGTTCTCTAGATTTCATCATAGAAGTCACTTGGGGGATTCATCTGCTTTGGAAAAAGAGATCTCAAAAATTAGGGGAATACTGGAGGATTTAGGTCTATCTGAAGAAGATTTGAAGGTTGCCCTTTATCTAGTATATATTGCTGACAACATATCCTCGAAGGAGAGAGAGGAAGGAGGCAGATATGACATAACGAGGCCATTAAGGTCAGTCTTCAACAGAGACTTATCATATCCCGTCACTAAGTTTGAAATAAAAGAACCCTTGAGATTACCAATTCCCGAAGAAATTGAAAAAGTTAGCCCCGAGCATTATAAGGAAATTGTTGAGGATCTAAGAAGAGAATTGAAGGATATACCGCTGAAGGTTGATGCTCTCTTGCCGACTCTCGAGATGTTCTTCACCTTCGTTAGCTCTGCAACCACTAAAGGAAACGTCGTGTCTTTGTATGACCATCTGAGAACAACAGCCGCCATAGCTTTGGCACTATACAATTCTGGTTGTAGACCAAGAACCCTTAGAGAGGCTGAAGAGTGCAGTAAAAAGGAGAATATACTTTTGATAGAAGGAGACTTCTCTGGTATACAAGATTTCATATATGGAGTGAGTGGGAAGGGTACTCTGAAGTACCTGAGAGCTAGAAGCGCCTACCTTGAATTGTTGAGTTGGGATATTGTGCTAGAAATCTTGGAAAGATTGAACCTGAGCTTGGCTAATTTGATTTTCAATGCTGGTGGTCACTTCCTAATAATATCTCAAAACACTCCATCTGCTACAAATAAGCTTGAAATTCTGAGGAAGGAGGTTGCAAAGTGGTTGTGGGAAAAGTTTGAGGGGAAGTTGTATCTTGCTATAGAGTGGCTTCCCGTTAGTGGGGAGCAACTTATGAAAAACTTTGGGGAGGTGAGGGAAAAGCTAGGTGAAAAGTTGGCAATTAGGAAAGTTAGAAGATTTGAGGAGATTCCTAGTATATTCTCTATTCCTAGAGGCGAAAAACTCGTGGAATGTCAAGTCTGTGGACGGGAGATTCCAGAGAATGACGTGAAAAAGCTTATCCTAGAGGAAGAGGAAATAAGGGTTTGTGACATCTGCTACAACCTTTGGCAGATAGGTGAAGATTTACCAAAGATTGAGGGATTCGTTTTAACTAAGAGAATTAGTTGGGAAGAGGGGAAGATTGGAGAGGGGCCTTTCAGAGTCTTTGTCCCCCATAAGGGCACATATGCCCTGGAGAAGGGAGACTACTTTATGGTAAAGAACACCCTGAAGTATCGGAGAGAAACTGGAGATGCAACGTTCATTCCTTACATAGTGGCTGATTATGCAAAGGAAGTCAAAGATGGTGCTATGACTAGAGTGATAACGTTCGATGAACTTTCGAATGCATCTATTGGTATTAAGAGAATTGGGGTCATAAAGGGAGATGTAGATGATATGGGGGCATTCTTCTCTTGCAGGGAGTCACTATCAGAGTACGCTACCGCCTCTAGGTTCCTGGACTATTTCTTCAAGGTATACTTGAACCATTTGATACTGGGGAAATTCGGTGACGTCATAGGCTACGTTCCATCACTTTCAGACTGGCCAGAGAATCCGAATATAGTAGTGGTGTATGCGGGGGGCGATGACTTCTTCATTGTTGGGGCTTGGAATGAGATCTTTGAACTCGCTTTTAGGATAAGGAATGCATTCAAATCTTACACGGGTGGATGTCTTGGAATTTCAATGGCCCTAGGCTACTTCCATCCGAAGATGCCTATATATAGAGTTGCTGAAGTCATGAAAGAAAGGCTTTCTAAAGCAAAGGAGGAAAGCCTTGAAAAGAACTCGGTATTTGTTATAGATAGGACATCTCCTGGAGGAGAGGGCTTCAGGATATCCTATCCTTGGGATCTTTATATCAAGCTGTGGAAGGAATATGCTGAGAAAATTTATTCTGGAAATGGGAATCTTATAAAGCCACTAAGGGAGAAGAAGAGCATTCTATATAGAATATTGGAATTTAGAGAACTTTATGTTCAAAATCCGGAAGATGTTAGATGGGCTTATCTTTTGGCATACCACTTAAGTAGGCATGAAATTGAGAAAAATAGAACCTTGGCTGATATTTTCCCAGAATTAGTTGGAATAGACGCTGAGGCTGTTGTCAAGGATAAGCCCCAGCCGGTTTACTGGATTGATGGAATTTTGAAAATTATTCTTATGGCAGTTAGGGGGTGA
- a CDS encoding DNA cytosine methyltransferase, with the protein MKVLDLFAGAGGFSLGFKLAGFKIVAAVENFKPKAKTYTLNFPDVKVHVSDIKSLNPREFPSVDIIIGGPPCEPFTAINQKRKENPRDRLYKDPIGRLVLEFIRFVRELKPEIFIMENVPQIMELEDYLVKEFDRAGYSVEFNILNALDYGVPQIRRRVFISNIKIRPRKVKGPKKVWDVLSDIPPNLPNHEFWNPPSKIARRIPYLKWGEGAQGFGRFKNWIRLHPYRPSPTVRGSSRFVHPFEDRPLTVREQARLMGFPDNFVFLGGRNVQFDSVGEAVPPPLARAIGEAIKSKFL; encoded by the coding sequence ATGAAGGTTCTTGACTTATTTGCGGGAGCTGGGGGCTTTTCCCTGGGATTCAAGCTTGCAGGATTTAAGATAGTAGCGGCTGTTGAGAACTTCAAGCCTAAAGCCAAAACGTACACCCTGAACTTTCCTGACGTTAAGGTTCATGTTAGTGATATAAAATCCTTAAACCCAAGAGAGTTCCCGAGCGTTGACATCATAATTGGAGGGCCTCCATGTGAGCCTTTTACCGCTATAAATCAGAAGAGGAAGGAAAATCCCAGAGACAGGTTGTACAAAGATCCAATAGGCAGACTTGTTCTGGAGTTCATAAGATTTGTTAGGGAATTGAAACCAGAGATATTCATCATGGAGAACGTTCCACAGATAATGGAGCTGGAGGATTATCTTGTAAAAGAATTCGACAGGGCGGGATATTCAGTAGAGTTCAACATTTTGAATGCCTTAGACTATGGTGTCCCTCAGATAAGGAGGAGGGTTTTTATTTCGAACATTAAGATAAGACCAAGAAAAGTTAAAGGACCGAAAAAAGTCTGGGACGTTCTTAGTGATATTCCTCCCAACCTTCCAAACCACGAGTTCTGGAATCCCCCCTCTAAGATAGCTAGGAGGATCCCTTACCTAAAGTGGGGAGAAGGGGCTCAGGGCTTTGGAAGGTTCAAGAACTGGATCAGATTACACCCCTATAGGCCCTCTCCTACGGTTAGGGGTAGTAGTAGGTTCGTTCATCCATTCGAAGACAGACCCTTGACTGTAAGGGAACAAGCAAGGCTTATGGGATTTCCAGACAATTTCGTCTTCCTAGGTGGAAGAAATGTGCAATTTGATAGTGTTGGTGAAGCTGTTCCTCCCCCTCTGGCTAGGGCAATTGGAGAGGCCATTAAAAGCAAATTCCTCTAG
- the cas2 gene encoding CRISPR-associated endonuclease Cas2, which produces MYVIVVYDVNVERVVKVNKLLKTYLYWRQNSVFEGELSRAQLYDLERRLRRIINPDEDSVLIYVLPYKSFDLHVIGVDRSPVEMIL; this is translated from the coding sequence ATGTACGTTATAGTCGTCTATGATGTTAATGTTGAGAGGGTTGTAAAGGTCAACAAGTTACTAAAGACGTATCTTTATTGGAGGCAGAATAGTGTTTTTGAGGGTGAACTTAGCAGGGCTCAGCTTTATGATCTTGAGAGGAGGCTTAGGAGGATAATAAATCCTGATGAAGATTCTGTGCTGATTTATGTCCTTCCTTATAAAAGCTTTGATCTTCACGTTATAGGAGTTGACAGATCTCCGGTGGAGATGATTCTATGA
- the cas1b gene encoding type I-B CRISPR-associated endonuclease Cas1b, with amino-acid sequence MKTPIYITQPGILERKSNTLFFVNENGKKALPINTISEIHCFRPVTLTSGAIKLLADNDVPVHFYNKYGYYRGSFMPTESQVSGAIVIAQAEHYLDDEKRVYIARQFVEGIKASTIALLKSQSVDPMFIEEIEVEGSSAQELMGIESKLWQEFYKDFSGMLKYFSFDGRNRRPPRDEVNAMISYGNSVLYTVALSEIRKTYAHPAISFLHEPLERRYSLALDIADIFKPITVFRVVLRLVNRRMIREEHFRRDVGVLLSNEGLKIFLKELNSELERKVLHPRLKRKVSVRYLMRLEVYSLVKHFLGDRKYNSLRAWW; translated from the coding sequence ATGAAAACACCTATATACATAACCCAGCCTGGTATATTGGAACGTAAGTCTAATACTCTGTTTTTTGTTAATGAGAATGGAAAGAAAGCATTGCCAATAAACACTATAAGTGAAATTCATTGCTTTAGGCCAGTGACTTTGACAAGTGGAGCAATAAAGTTGTTAGCAGATAATGATGTTCCTGTACATTTTTACAATAAATACGGCTACTATAGAGGTTCCTTTATGCCAACTGAGTCCCAGGTTAGCGGGGCAATAGTGATAGCTCAGGCCGAGCATTATCTCGATGATGAAAAGAGAGTATACATAGCAAGGCAGTTTGTTGAGGGGATTAAGGCCTCTACGATAGCTCTTCTGAAATCTCAGAGTGTTGATCCAATGTTCATAGAGGAAATTGAGGTTGAGGGTTCTTCTGCTCAAGAGCTTATGGGGATTGAAAGCAAGCTCTGGCAGGAATTCTATAAGGACTTTTCTGGGATGCTGAAGTATTTTTCTTTTGATGGGAGAAATAGAAGACCTCCGAGGGACGAGGTAAATGCTATGATAAGTTATGGGAACTCTGTCTTGTACACTGTGGCGTTGAGTGAGATTAGGAAAACATATGCCCATCCAGCCATAAGTTTCCTTCATGAGCCTTTGGAGCGGAGGTATTCTCTGGCCTTAGATATAGCTGATATTTTCAAGCCTATAACAGTCTTCAGGGTAGTGTTAAGGCTTGTGAACAGGAGGATGATAAGGGAGGAACACTTTAGAAGGGATGTTGGTGTTCTGCTTAGCAATGAGGGGCTTAAGATTTTCCTTAAGGAGCTAAATTCTGAACTAGAAAGGAAGGTACTTCATCCGAGGCTAAAGAGGAAGGTCTCTGTTAGGTATCTGATGAGACTTGAAGTGTATTCTCTTGTTAAGCATTTTCTTGGGGATAGGAAGTACAACTCCTTAAGAGCGTGGTGGTGA
- a CDS encoding 2,3-bisphosphoglycerate-independent phosphoglycerate mutase codes for MKRKGILVIIDGLGDRPIKEFNGKTPLEYANTPNMDKLAKIGILGQQDPIKPGQPAGSDTAHLSIFGYDPYKSYRGRGYFEALGVGLDLDENDLAFRVNFATLENGIITDRRAGRISTEEAHELAKAIQEEVNIGVDFIFKGATGHRAVLVLKGMASGYRVGENDPHEAGKPPHKFSWQDEESKKVAEILEEFVRKAHEVLEKHPINEKRRKEGKPVANYLLIRGAGTYPNIPMKFTEQWKVKAAAVVAVALVKGVARAIGFDVYTPEGATGEYNTDEMAKARAVVDLIKKYDFVFLHFKPTDAAGHDNNPKLKAEMIEKADRMIGYIVDNVDLEEVVIAITGDHSTPCEVMNHSGDPVPLLIAGGGVRTDYTESFGEREAMRGGLGRIRGHDIVPIMMDLMNRTEKFGA; via the coding sequence GTGAAGAGAAAGGGAATACTCGTGATTATAGACGGACTCGGAGACAGACCAATAAAAGAGTTCAACGGAAAAACTCCCCTCGAATACGCAAACACTCCAAACATGGATAAGTTAGCTAAAATCGGAATCCTTGGACAGCAAGATCCTATAAAGCCCGGTCAGCCAGCGGGAAGTGATACTGCCCACCTAAGCATCTTCGGATACGACCCCTACAAGAGCTACAGAGGAAGAGGATATTTTGAAGCCCTAGGTGTTGGCCTAGACCTTGACGAGAATGATTTAGCATTTAGGGTCAATTTCGCGACCTTAGAAAATGGAATAATCACGGACAGGAGAGCGGGAAGGATAAGCACAGAAGAAGCCCACGAGCTAGCGAAGGCAATTCAAGAAGAAGTCAATATAGGAGTAGACTTCATTTTTAAGGGAGCAACGGGACATAGAGCAGTTTTAGTGCTTAAGGGGATGGCCTCCGGATATAGAGTTGGGGAAAACGATCCCCACGAAGCAGGGAAACCCCCTCACAAATTCTCGTGGCAAGATGAGGAAAGTAAGAAAGTTGCAGAGATACTTGAGGAGTTCGTTAGGAAAGCACATGAAGTCTTAGAAAAGCATCCAATAAATGAGAAGAGGAGAAAAGAAGGGAAACCCGTTGCAAACTACCTCCTCATAAGGGGTGCAGGAACATATCCTAACATTCCAATGAAGTTTACCGAGCAGTGGAAGGTAAAAGCCGCGGCAGTTGTTGCAGTTGCCCTAGTTAAGGGAGTCGCGAGGGCAATAGGCTTCGACGTTTACACTCCAGAGGGAGCTACAGGAGAGTACAACACTGACGAGATGGCAAAAGCAAGGGCTGTTGTCGACTTGATAAAGAAGTACGACTTCGTATTCCTTCACTTCAAGCCAACTGATGCAGCTGGCCACGATAACAATCCAAAGCTCAAAGCAGAGATGATAGAGAAGGCTGATAGGATGATCGGGTACATAGTTGATAACGTTGACCTAGAAGAGGTTGTCATTGCAATAACGGGAGACCACTCAACCCCATGTGAAGTCATGAACCACAGTGGCGATCCAGTCCCGCTCCTCATAGCTGGTGGAGGAGTTAGAACAGACTACACCGAGAGCTTCGGTGAGAGAGAAGCTATGAGAGGAGGGCTTGGAAGAATAAGGGGGCACGACATAGTCCCGATAATGATGGATCTAATGAACAGAACAGAAAAGTTTGGAGCATGA
- a CDS encoding ATP-binding protein translates to MAIKIVRLVKHNPWWKSEGWEKEDRDLSRTREIIPRKRVEVKEGSVTLLRGIRRAGKSFYIKTLIKALIENGTDPRRIAYIPCDRFTGGEVRAFIDELRLRHGELYVFLDEITYLRGWRLLLKELGEEGVTTVATGSNPVELKRESELLPGRGIEGNEYYFNPLSFREFARFMRPKLPDVSFTYREPDVDELFPWYEELEGLFYAYLQTGGFPEAVLEFRRDGKVKPERYEELIRLILGEIAKSGKSEETARELLEAIFRLRGNRVDYVSLAREIGVSHPTVREYLSTLERARVLYTLEAWDVTRKRHAHRKEKKIIFQSPLIATALAVYLGEEPVEFVEGNIEWLVEHTVASHVIWHLEEPVLREKHAFAGFYYNGSKECDIVIRDGGFFGIEVKYGRVKRKGYPFPVLYLSKDELGQDVIPTSLYLYGLEKSRRSI, encoded by the coding sequence ATGGCGATAAAGATAGTTAGGCTCGTGAAGCACAACCCCTGGTGGAAGAGCGAAGGCTGGGAGAAAGAGGACAGGGACCTGTCGAGGACCAGGGAGATAATTCCGAGGAAGCGCGTTGAGGTGAAGGAGGGTTCCGTAACACTTCTCAGGGGAATCCGACGGGCGGGCAAGAGCTTCTACATCAAGACGCTGATAAAGGCCCTCATCGAGAACGGCACGGACCCGAGAAGGATAGCCTACATTCCCTGCGACAGGTTCACGGGGGGAGAGGTAAGGGCCTTCATAGACGAGTTGAGGCTCAGACACGGTGAGCTCTACGTCTTCCTCGACGAGATAACCTACCTGAGGGGCTGGAGGCTTCTTCTCAAGGAGCTCGGCGAGGAGGGCGTAACCACCGTCGCCACTGGCTCGAACCCGGTGGAGCTGAAGCGCGAGAGCGAGCTCCTTCCCGGGAGGGGGATAGAGGGCAACGAGTACTACTTCAACCCCCTGAGCTTCCGCGAGTTCGCGCGCTTCATGAGGCCCAAACTACCCGATGTGTCCTTCACCTACAGGGAGCCCGATGTCGATGAGCTCTTCCCTTGGTATGAAGAGCTTGAAGGCCTCTTCTACGCCTACCTCCAGACAGGTGGCTTTCCAGAGGCGGTTCTGGAGTTCAGGCGCGATGGGAAGGTGAAGCCAGAGCGGTACGAGGAGCTGATCCGCCTCATCCTCGGGGAAATCGCAAAGTCCGGAAAGAGTGAGGAGACGGCAAGGGAACTCCTTGAGGCCATATTCCGGCTGAGGGGCAACAGGGTTGATTACGTTAGCCTGGCCCGGGAAATCGGGGTCTCCCACCCGACAGTGCGGGAGTATCTCTCAACGCTGGAGAGGGCGAGGGTGTTATACACGCTGGAGGCATGGGACGTAACCAGAAAGCGCCACGCTCACAGGAAGGAGAAAAAGATAATCTTCCAGAGCCCACTCATAGCGACGGCCCTCGCCGTCTACCTCGGGGAGGAGCCGGTGGAGTTCGTCGAGGGCAACATTGAGTGGCTCGTGGAGCACACCGTCGCGTCTCACGTTATCTGGCACCTTGAAGAGCCGGTTCTCAGGGAGAAGCACGCCTTTGCAGGATTCTATTACAACGGCTCGAAGGAGTGCGACATTGTCATAAGGGATGGGGGTTTCTTCGGCATCGAGGTCAAGTACGGCCGGGTGAAGCGAAAGGGCTACCCATTTCCGGTGCTCTACCTCTCGAAGGACGAGCTCGGTCAGGATGTTATCCCAACATCGCTCTACCTCTATGGCCTGGAGAAGAGCAGAAGGTCAATATAA
- a CDS encoding DNA-directed RNA polymerase subunit L: protein MKIEVIKREENLLEFYLEGEDHTFANLLVETLRENPHVKFTAYTIEHPITMARKPRFRVVTDGKVTPEQALEEAAKKIFERAKETLEVWEKAIKKKK from the coding sequence ATGAAGATAGAGGTCATAAAGAGGGAGGAGAACCTGCTTGAGTTCTATCTAGAAGGGGAAGATCACACGTTTGCCAACCTCCTCGTTGAAACTCTAAGAGAGAATCCACACGTGAAGTTCACAGCATACACAATAGAGCACCCAATAACGATGGCTAGGAAGCCGAGGTTTAGGGTAGTTACGGATGGGAAAGTAACGCCAGAGCAAGCCTTAGAGGAAGCTGCAAAGAAGATATTCGAAAGAGCAAAGGAAACACTTGAAGTGTGGGAGAAGGCAATCAAAAAGAAAAAGTAG